The Pseudomonas entomophila genome segment ATCGGGCAGCCGATCTGCCGGCTGGCCTGGTCGAGGAAATGCTGCACCAGCCCTTCCAGGCCATCCATACATTCGCGCAGCGGTGGGATGTGCAGCGACAGCACGTTGAGGCGATGGTAGAGGTCCTGGCGAAACTCGCCACGGGCGCACAGCTCGGACAGGTCAACCTGGGTCGCGCAGATCACCCGCACATCCAGGTACACCTCCTCGTCGCTACCCACCCTTCGGAAACAGCCATCCTGCAGGAAGCGCAGCAACTTGACCTGCAACCGTGGGCTCATCTCCCCCACCCCATCGAGGAACAGCGTGCCGCCCGCCGTCAGCTCCAGCAGCCCCAGCTTGCCCTCGGCCCGCGCCCCTTCGAATGCCCCCGGCCCGTAGCCGAACAGTTCTGTCTCAGCCATCGATTCCGGCAGGCCGGCACAGTTGAGCGCCATCAGCGGCGCCTGGCCACGCGGGCTGGCCAGGTGGCAGGCACGCGCCAGCAATTCCTTGCCGGTACCGGTCTCCCCTTCGATCAGCAACGGCGCATCCAGCGGTGCCATGCGCCGCGCCTCGCGCACCACCGCCGCCATCACCCGCGAACTCTGGAAGATGCTGTCGAACCCGCGCAGCTCCTGCTTGCGCACGTTATAGATGCGCTCGCCGATACGGTCGGCGCGATGCAAGGTAAGCACGGCGCCAGCCAAAGCCTCGCTTTCGTCATGTTCGGACTGCAGCGGCGCGATATCAGCCAGGAACACATCGCCCTTGACCTTGATACGCAAGCCGTTGATTCGCGACTTGTTGGCCCGCACCAACTCCGGCAGGTCGAAATCCTCGACATAGCGCGACAGCGGAATACCCGGCACTTCGTCCACCCGCACCCCGAGCAACTGCGCGGCGCCGCGGTTGGCAGCGACGATGCTGCCCCCCATGTCGATCGACAGCACCGGGAAGTCCAGCGCCCCCAGCAACGCATTGAGTTCCATGTGCCGCCGCTCGCTGGGCATCAACCCCACGCGCTTGACCCCGAAAACCCCGGCGATCGACTCGAACTTCGGCCGTAACGCCTGGAACTGCAGGTTGATCAGGTTCGGGCAATGCAGGTAGATGGCGTTGCCGTGATCGCCCCCCACCTCACCACGCAACACGTTGATGCCGTACTCCACCAGCAGGTTGAGGATGTCCCGCAGGATGCCGATGCGGTTCTGGCAATGCACTTTGATACGCATGAATGCTCTCGAAGCGGCCAGTTTTTTCCCTGGCGCGCAGAAAAGTCGTAAAGATAAGCTGACAAAAACGGGAGAAAGGCCAGCTCGATGCCCATGATTTTCCGGCACCACGGTCATTTTGTAAAATTATCGTTACAAAACCAGGATGAGTGGCGGCCGAAGACCACCTTGCCACCCCGTGCAAAGTGGCGAATGTGGGGATATCTCTAAAGGTATGTCCTGCACATAACAAGAAAGCCCTCACCAGGAGAGCCACATGAAACAGACGCAATACGTGGCGCGCGAGCCCGATGCGCATGGTTTTATCGACTACCCACAGCAAGAGCATGCCGTGTGGAACACCCTGATCACCCGTCAATTGAAAGTGATCGAAGGCCGGGCGTGCCAGGAGTACCTGGACGGCATCGAGCAGCTCAAGCTGCCCCATGACCGCATCCCCCAGCTCGGTGAAGTCAACAAGGTGCTCGGCGCCACCACCGGCTGGCAGGTCGCCCGCGTACCGGCGCTGATCCCCTTCCAGACCTTCTTCGAACTGCTGGCCAGCAAGCGCTTCCCGGTCGCCACCTTCATCCGCACCCCGGAAGAACTGGACTACCTGCAGGAGCCCGACATCTTCCACGAGATCTTTGGCCACTGCCCGCTGCTGACCAACCCCTTCTTCGCCGAGTTCACCCACACCTACGGCAAGCTGGGCCTGGCAGCGACCAAGGAACAACGCGTCTACCTCGCACGCCTGTACTGGATGACTATCGAGTTCGGCCTGATGGAAACCGCGCAAGGTCGCAAGATCTACGGCGGCGGCATCCTCTCCTCACCGAAGGAGACCGTCTACAGCCTCTCAAACGAGCCTGAGCACCAGGCCTTCGACCCGATCGAAGCCATGCGCACGCCGTACCGTATCGATATCCTGCAGCCCCTGTACTTCGTCCTGCCGAACATGAAGCGCCTGTTCGACCTGGCCCACGAAGACATCATGGCCATGGTCCACCAGGCTATGCAGCTGGGCCTGCACGCCCCGAAGTTTCCACCCAAGGTCGCTGCCTGAGCGCCCCTGTCGATAACAACTCAAATCGGAAAAAAAACATGAATGCCTTGAACCAAGCCCATTGCGAAGCCTGCCGCGCGGATGCACCAAAAGTCTCCGACGACGAGCTGGCGGAACTGATCCGCGAGATCCCGGACTGGAACATCGAAATCCGCGACGGCCATATGGAGCTCGAGCGCGTGTTCCTGTTCAAGAACTTCAAGCACGCCCTGGCCTTCACCAACGCCATCGGCGAAATCGCTGAAGCCGAAGGCCACCACCCAGGCCTGCTGACCGAGTGGGGCAAGGTCACCGTGACCTGGTGGAGCCACTCGATCAAGGGCCTGCACCGCAACGACTTCATCATGTGCGCCCGCACCGACAAGGTCGCCGAAACCGCTGAAGGGCGCAAGTGATGCACTTCTCGGCCATTGGTCGGGTCCCCGGCGACCCGATCCTGGGGCTGATGGAAGCCTACGCCCGCGACGACAACCCCTCGAAGTTCGATTTGGGCGTCGGCGTGTTCAAGGATGCCCAAGGCCTGACGCCAATCCCAGCTGCGGTCAAACAGGCCGAGCAGCGTTTGGTCGAAAGGCAGGCCACCAAGAGCTACGTCGGTGGCCATGGTGACGCAGCGTTCGGGCGCCTGGTCAGCGAACTGGTGCTGGGCAGCGCTTCACCGCTGTTGGCCAGCCAGCGCGCCGGCGCCACCCAGACCCCTGGCGGCACCGGCGCCCTGCGCCTGGCGGCGGAGTTCATCGCCCATTGCCTGCCGGGCCGCGGCGTCTGGTTGAGCGACCCGACCTGGCCGATCCACGAGACGATCTTCGCCGGTGCCGGGCTGAAGGTGTCCCACTACCCCTACGTGGGCAAGGACAACCGCCTGAACGTCGGCGGCATGCTCGCCGCGCTGGAACAGGCGCCGGAAGGCGACGTGGTGTTGCTGCATGCCTGCTGCCACAACCCCACCGGTTTCGACCTGGGCCAGGACCACTGGCGTGCGGTGCTCGACATCGTCAAGCGGCGCAACCTGCTGCCGTTGATCGACTTCGCCTACCAGGGCTTCGGTGACGGCCTGGAAGAAGACGCCTGGGCCGTGCGCTTGTTTGCCACCGAACTGCCGGAACTGCTGGTCACCAGCTCGTGCTCGAAGAATTTCGGCCTGTACCGCGACCGCACCGGCGCCCTGCTGGTGTGCAGCCACGACGCGGAAAAACTGCTGGATGTACGCAGCCAACTGGCGTTCCTTGCGCGCAACCTGTGGTCGACGCCGCCGGATCATGGCGCGGCGGTGGTCGCCGAGATCCTCGGCGATCCGGCGCTCAAGGCGTTGTGGGTCGAAGAAGTGAACGCCATGCGCCAGCGCATCGCCGAACTTCGCGAAGGCCTGGTGCAGGCACTGGCGCCACACGGCCTGGCCGAGCGCTTCGCGCACATCGCCGCGCAACGCGGGATGTTCTCCTACACCGGGCTCAACCCCGAGCAAGTG includes the following:
- a CDS encoding sigma-54-dependent transcriptional regulator: MRIKVHCQNRIGILRDILNLLVEYGINVLRGEVGGDHGNAIYLHCPNLINLQFQALRPKFESIAGVFGVKRVGLMPSERRHMELNALLGALDFPVLSIDMGGSIVAANRGAAQLLGVRVDEVPGIPLSRYVEDFDLPELVRANKSRINGLRIKVKGDVFLADIAPLQSEHDESEALAGAVLTLHRADRIGERIYNVRKQELRGFDSIFQSSRVMAAVVREARRMAPLDAPLLIEGETGTGKELLARACHLASPRGQAPLMALNCAGLPESMAETELFGYGPGAFEGARAEGKLGLLELTAGGTLFLDGVGEMSPRLQVKLLRFLQDGCFRRVGSDEEVYLDVRVICATQVDLSELCARGEFRQDLYHRLNVLSLHIPPLRECMDGLEGLVQHFLDQASRQIGCPMPHLASSAMDKLSQYHWPGNVRQLENVLFQAVSLCEGGVVKSEHIRLPDYGARQPLGEFSLDGDLSQIVGRFEKAVLESLMSEFPSSRALGKRLGVSHTTIANKLRDYALGKSVD
- the phhA gene encoding phenylalanine 4-monooxygenase, translated to MKQTQYVAREPDAHGFIDYPQQEHAVWNTLITRQLKVIEGRACQEYLDGIEQLKLPHDRIPQLGEVNKVLGATTGWQVARVPALIPFQTFFELLASKRFPVATFIRTPEELDYLQEPDIFHEIFGHCPLLTNPFFAEFTHTYGKLGLAATKEQRVYLARLYWMTIEFGLMETAQGRKIYGGGILSSPKETVYSLSNEPEHQAFDPIEAMRTPYRIDILQPLYFVLPNMKRLFDLAHEDIMAMVHQAMQLGLHAPKFPPKVAA
- a CDS encoding 4a-hydroxytetrahydrobiopterin dehydratase, whose protein sequence is MNALNQAHCEACRADAPKVSDDELAELIREIPDWNIEIRDGHMELERVFLFKNFKHALAFTNAIGEIAEAEGHHPGLLTEWGKVTVTWWSHSIKGLHRNDFIMCARTDKVAETAEGRK
- a CDS encoding amino acid aminotransferase; amino-acid sequence: MHFSAIGRVPGDPILGLMEAYARDDNPSKFDLGVGVFKDAQGLTPIPAAVKQAEQRLVERQATKSYVGGHGDAAFGRLVSELVLGSASPLLASQRAGATQTPGGTGALRLAAEFIAHCLPGRGVWLSDPTWPIHETIFAGAGLKVSHYPYVGKDNRLNVGGMLAALEQAPEGDVVLLHACCHNPTGFDLGQDHWRAVLDIVKRRNLLPLIDFAYQGFGDGLEEDAWAVRLFATELPELLVTSSCSKNFGLYRDRTGALLVCSHDAEKLLDVRSQLAFLARNLWSTPPDHGAAVVAEILGDPALKALWVEEVNAMRQRIAELREGLVQALAPHGLAERFAHIAAQRGMFSYTGLNPEQVRLLREKHSVYMVGTGRANIAGADAHRLEQLAAAIADVCR